A region of Vibrio tubiashii ATCC 19109 DNA encodes the following proteins:
- the vctC gene encoding iron chelate ABC transporter ATP-binding protein VctC translates to MISMKSLTKVFGQTKVVDSASAEFEKGKVTSIIGPNGAGKSTLLSMASRLVSKDEGEVLIDCKELSQWDTKELAKRLAVLRQANNITMRFTVREMIAFGRFPYSRGKLTDEDQTVINKAIEYLDLEDIQHKYLDELSGGQRQLSFIAMVMAQDTDYVFLDEPLNNLDIKHSLQIMRNVGRLAHEMKKAVVVVIHDINFAACYSDKIIALKKGKVVAQGSVEEVIQSDILESIYETPFNIIEVDGKRMCTYY, encoded by the coding sequence ATGATTTCAATGAAAAGCCTGACCAAAGTGTTTGGTCAAACCAAAGTAGTGGATAGCGCAAGCGCAGAGTTCGAAAAAGGTAAAGTCACCTCTATTATTGGCCCTAATGGGGCAGGAAAAAGTACCTTACTTTCTATGGCGAGTCGCTTAGTCAGTAAGGATGAAGGCGAAGTACTGATTGATTGCAAAGAGCTGAGTCAATGGGATACCAAAGAGCTGGCAAAAAGGTTGGCGGTATTGCGCCAAGCTAACAACATCACTATGCGCTTTACCGTAAGAGAGATGATCGCCTTTGGTCGATTTCCCTATTCACGAGGTAAGCTAACCGATGAAGACCAGACGGTCATCAATAAGGCGATTGAGTACCTTGATTTAGAGGATATTCAACACAAATATCTCGACGAGCTAAGTGGCGGTCAGAGACAGCTGTCTTTTATTGCTATGGTTATGGCGCAGGACACCGACTACGTGTTTTTGGATGAGCCACTGAACAATCTCGACATTAAGCATTCTTTGCAGATCATGCGCAATGTTGGGCGACTTGCTCATGAGATGAAGAAAGCGGTTGTGGTTGTGATTCATGACATTAACTTTGCAGCCTGTTACTCAGACAAAATCATCGCGCTGAAGAAGGGTAAAGTAGTGGCGCAGGGCAGTGTTGAAGAGGTGATTCAGTCGGATATTTTAGAAAGCATTTACGAGACTCCGTTCAATATTATTGAAGTGGATGGTAAACGTATGTGTACTTATTATTAG
- a CDS encoding acetate/propionate family kinase — MSNSFVLVINSGSSSLKFAVIDSKSGDAIVSGLGECFGLPEAVISWKYNGEKTEEAIDAPDNHHQHAINRIVALMDTLGFTKDLVAVGHRIVHGGEKFTSTVRINDEVLTEIENLSDLAPLHNPAGAKGIKASMQAFPSLPQFAVFDTAFHQTMPQKAFTGAISNELYKEYGIRRYGFHGTSHYFVSREAAKMLDKKVEESNFISVHLGNGASVCAIANGESVDTSMGFTPLAGLMMGTRSGDLDPGVIEFLIKKGWTTEKVFDTLNKKSGFLGVSGLTSDARGILEAMAEGHEGAKLAFEVFTYRVAKYIGSYMIPLNSLDAVIFTGGIGENSLDIRREILNNLKLLGFVEDVKGNEEARFGNAGVIATSELLGAVAMVIPTNEEFVIAQQSVELL; from the coding sequence ATGTCGAACTCGTTTGTGCTGGTCATTAACTCTGGTAGCTCTTCATTAAAATTTGCTGTAATTGACTCTAAGTCTGGTGACGCAATCGTCAGTGGCTTAGGCGAATGCTTTGGTCTGCCAGAAGCAGTCATTAGCTGGAAATACAACGGCGAAAAAACTGAAGAGGCGATTGATGCGCCTGATAACCACCACCAGCACGCTATTAACCGAATCGTTGCGTTAATGGATACTCTTGGTTTCACTAAAGATTTAGTTGCCGTGGGTCACCGTATCGTTCATGGCGGGGAGAAGTTTACTTCTACAGTTCGTATTAATGACGAAGTACTTACAGAAATTGAGAATCTGTCTGATCTGGCACCGCTCCACAACCCAGCAGGCGCAAAAGGTATTAAGGCTTCTATGCAAGCTTTCCCAAGCCTTCCTCAGTTCGCTGTATTCGATACTGCGTTCCACCAAACTATGCCGCAAAAGGCGTTTACAGGTGCAATCTCTAACGAGCTGTATAAAGAATATGGTATCCGCCGATACGGTTTCCACGGCACTAGCCACTACTTTGTTAGCCGTGAAGCAGCGAAGATGCTAGACAAGAAGGTTGAAGAGTCTAACTTCATCTCTGTTCACCTTGGCAACGGTGCTTCTGTTTGTGCGATCGCAAACGGCGAGTCTGTTGACACGTCAATGGGCTTTACTCCCCTTGCTGGTCTAATGATGGGTACTCGCTCAGGTGACTTAGACCCAGGAGTTATCGAGTTCTTAATCAAGAAAGGTTGGACGACTGAGAAAGTCTTTGACACTCTTAACAAGAAATCAGGTTTCTTGGGTGTTTCTGGCCTAACTTCTGATGCTCGCGGTATCCTTGAAGCGATGGCAGAAGGTCACGAAGGTGCGAAGCTAGCCTTTGAAGTGTTCACCTACCGTGTTGCGAAATACATCGGCTCTTACATGATTCCACTAAACAGCCTAGATGCAGTTATCTTCACAGGCGGTATTGGTGAGAACTCGTTAGACATTCGCCGTGAGATTCTAAATAACCTAAAACTGCTAGGTTTTGTTGAAGATGTAAAAGGCAACGAAGAGGCTCGCTTTGGTAACGCAGGCGTTATCGCGACTTCGGAACTGCTTGGCGCAGTGGCAATGGTTATCCCAACAAATGAAGAGTTTGTTATTGCGCAGCAGTCGGTAGAACTTCTTTAA
- a CDS encoding helix-turn-helix transcriptional regulator: MPTAELNTHRLRKVAITQKVEESEKQLIVGETKHGQAPLVEGQFLSYNVAQRVNMHGCRSLELQDSNVVSMAPSSVIITVLLEGKLRFSYDDLEFKLDSSQCGKVTLVNLNQPANFRRQITKNNCVTKLNIMMNHDWIKARTDGNCQVSQFIASHKNFLQFDVSPEIENLVTSAISLYQASSFEEKIALESIAFQLMESVFGKLATESFHSKETDKSAGIPSSVEDIVCYIESHLGDPLSVDLVAEHFSMSSSNLQRKFKQQLGVTVSGFIRRRRLDVAKQNLERGLVTITEAAYEAGYNHPANFTNAFKKEYGIPPISIATQNENSAQIQSTQQRHQISNIYTSYK, from the coding sequence ATGCCAACCGCTGAACTCAATACTCATAGATTACGTAAAGTAGCCATTACTCAAAAAGTAGAAGAGTCAGAAAAACAGCTCATTGTAGGTGAGACTAAACATGGTCAAGCCCCTTTAGTTGAAGGGCAGTTTCTTTCGTACAACGTTGCCCAACGCGTCAATATGCACGGATGTAGAAGCCTAGAGCTACAAGATTCCAATGTTGTTTCTATGGCTCCCTCCTCGGTGATCATAACCGTTCTACTCGAAGGCAAACTTAGATTTAGCTACGACGACTTAGAGTTTAAGCTGGACTCTAGTCAATGCGGAAAAGTCACATTGGTTAATCTCAATCAGCCTGCAAACTTCCGTCGACAGATCACTAAAAATAATTGCGTGACCAAACTCAATATCATGATGAACCACGATTGGATTAAAGCGCGCACTGATGGCAATTGTCAGGTAAGCCAATTCATTGCAAGCCATAAGAACTTTCTCCAATTTGATGTGTCCCCTGAGATAGAAAACTTAGTCACAAGCGCGATCAGTCTTTATCAAGCGAGCTCATTCGAGGAAAAGATCGCACTAGAATCCATCGCATTTCAACTTATGGAGTCAGTGTTTGGCAAGTTGGCAACGGAGAGTTTCCACTCTAAGGAGACCGACAAAAGTGCCGGAATACCATCTTCAGTTGAAGATATTGTCTGTTATATAGAATCACACCTTGGCGATCCATTATCTGTTGACCTCGTCGCTGAGCATTTCTCGATGAGTAGCTCTAATCTACAACGCAAATTTAAACAGCAACTTGGAGTGACAGTCAGTGGTTTTATTCGCAGGCGCCGACTTGATGTGGCAAAGCAAAATTTGGAGCGTGGCTTAGTGACGATTACCGAAGCAGCCTATGAAGCAGGCTATAATCACCCCGCGAATTTTACCAATGCGTTCAAAAAAGAGTACGGCATTCCACCGATCTCAATTGCAACTCAAAACGAGAATTCCGCTCAGATTCAATCAACCCAACAAAGGCATCAGATATCAAACATTTACACCAGCTATAAGTAA
- the vctG gene encoding iron chelate uptake ABC transporter permease subunit VctG, translating to MLDRTKLIGLAIIALVFCFLFIGIGLNADNYQYFLSRRIPKVLAMVIAGIAIGQSALVFQTITHNRILTPSIMGFDSLYMFTQVLVVVIFGGMSSFALNAYFNFSLSVVVMLGFSLLLFSFYFRGERQNLMVLLLLGVILGQLFGSISSFFVMLMDPNDFASVQANMFASFNNVKVELVYYCAPLLLAISVALYRLHRVLDVFWLDKDNATSLGVDVKKVTLQVLVLSAALIAISTALIGPIMFFGLLVTNLARELFKSFQHQVLLVGVSLLSVASLLSGQWIVENLFGFSTTISVVINFIGGIYFLTMLLRNKIV from the coding sequence ATGCTTGATAGAACCAAACTTATCGGGCTAGCGATCATTGCACTCGTATTTTGCTTTCTGTTTATTGGTATTGGTCTGAATGCCGATAACTATCAGTATTTTCTATCACGTCGAATACCCAAAGTACTGGCTATGGTCATTGCGGGTATCGCGATTGGTCAATCGGCATTGGTATTCCAGACGATTACTCACAACCGTATTCTAACTCCGAGTATTATGGGCTTTGACTCCCTATACATGTTTACTCAAGTGCTGGTGGTAGTGATCTTTGGTGGCATGAGTAGCTTTGCCTTGAACGCCTATTTCAACTTCAGTTTGTCTGTTGTGGTGATGCTTGGCTTCTCTCTATTGCTGTTTAGTTTCTATTTTAGAGGTGAGCGGCAAAACCTGATGGTATTGCTCCTGCTTGGAGTCATCCTAGGGCAGCTGTTTGGCAGCATTTCATCCTTTTTTGTTATGCTGATGGATCCGAATGACTTCGCGTCTGTTCAAGCGAATATGTTTGCCAGCTTTAATAACGTTAAGGTAGAGCTCGTCTACTACTGCGCTCCATTGTTGCTGGCGATCAGTGTTGCCTTATACCGATTACATCGTGTTCTGGATGTGTTTTGGTTAGACAAAGACAACGCAACAAGTCTTGGTGTTGATGTGAAAAAAGTGACGCTGCAAGTTCTCGTATTAAGTGCTGCACTGATCGCTATTTCGACTGCCTTGATTGGCCCGATCATGTTCTTTGGCTTACTAGTCACCAACCTAGCGCGTGAACTGTTTAAGTCTTTCCAGCACCAAGTTCTGCTGGTGGGTGTTTCGCTACTTTCAGTTGCCTCACTGCTCAGTGGTCAGTGGATAGTCGAAAACCTATTTGGTTTCTCAACCACAATCAGTGTGGTGATCAACTTCATTGGCGGTATTTACTTCTTAACCATGTTGCTGCGCAACAAAATCGTGTAG
- a CDS encoding integron integrase, translated as MSKSPFLAYIRDYMLGRNYALRTVEAYVYWIHQYIIFHGKQHPKELGTQDVENFLSHLVSQKGIAQKTQSLALNALVFLYKEIIHQPVEPDMQFRRSNKSRKLPTVLTQTEVRKLFNQCSPKYKLPLQLMYGSGLRLMECVRLRVHDIDFQYKSIRIWQGKGGKNRIVTLAPELFDDLKQQQQISLRYYKQDMNNKGFSGSYLTEPLARKYPNAEMSFNWQYLFPSDRLSSDPRDGKNRRHHIHHTSLQKHIKFAANQAEIEKDISCHTLRHSFATHLLESGADIRTVQEQLGHSDVKTTQIYTHIIDRGANGVKSPLSSIFD; from the coding sequence ATGAGCAAATCGCCGTTCTTGGCGTACATTCGCGACTATATGCTCGGTAGGAACTATGCTCTTCGTACCGTCGAGGCATATGTTTACTGGATTCACCAATATATAATCTTTCATGGTAAACAACACCCAAAAGAACTGGGCACTCAAGACGTAGAAAACTTCTTGAGCCACTTGGTATCGCAAAAGGGCATCGCGCAAAAAACGCAAAGCCTCGCACTCAACGCGTTGGTGTTTCTCTATAAAGAAATCATCCACCAGCCCGTAGAGCCTGACATGCAATTTAGACGTTCAAATAAGTCCCGTAAACTCCCGACTGTGCTTACACAAACTGAAGTGCGCAAGCTATTCAACCAGTGCTCACCCAAATATAAACTACCGCTCCAACTTATGTACGGTTCAGGATTGAGGTTAATGGAGTGTGTTCGCCTTAGAGTACATGACATAGACTTTCAGTATAAATCGATAAGGATTTGGCAGGGCAAAGGAGGCAAAAATCGAATCGTCACGTTAGCACCTGAGCTGTTTGATGACCTGAAGCAGCAACAGCAAATTTCATTAAGGTATTATAAGCAAGACATGAACAACAAAGGGTTTTCAGGAAGCTATTTAACTGAACCACTAGCCAGAAAATATCCCAATGCAGAAATGAGCTTTAATTGGCAATACCTCTTCCCTTCTGACCGCTTGTCTTCTGATCCCCGCGACGGTAAAAATCGCCGACACCATATTCACCACACTTCGCTACAAAAACATATCAAATTCGCTGCAAATCAGGCAGAAATCGAGAAAGATATTTCCTGCCATACCCTAAGACACTCGTTTGCTACTCACCTACTAGAAAGTGGAGCGGATATCAGAACAGTCCAAGAGCAATTAGGTCACTCAGATGTAAAAACAACACAAATATATACTCACATCATTGATAGAGGGGCGAACGGGGTAAAAAGTCCACTATCAAGTATTTTCGACTAA
- a CDS encoding TonB-dependent siderophore receptor, with product MKRVTNRPQHLSLITLAVWSALSSGAVAQEVTHLEDVVVWGTKVSSSSESLGAGDMSLKQADHMSDLLRDVPGVDVGGTHSVNQRINIRGLGETDLDIRLDGASQHANMFHHIGNLTLNPDILKTAEIQVGNNSVTQNGLGGSVYFETKDAKDLLRGDEKFGTRVYGGYASNASQQGSVTFYGLLGEKFDSMLYGNWLSRDNFKDGNGNKTFGVKGDTYNVLGKLGYEPSELHRFELAYDFYRDSGDYSPRPDWSGSANNERSGTETIPTDYDRDTVTLSYELKGDVHKGKVTLYSSQTEIVRDESGVTSRWPGDRLSVNSAENKNVGANAKFQSDYQIGRLDNTVTYGLDYIDKTSKSIYGGVVFADESAINSAFFAENQMYITDFWSVTAGVRYDDYKRKAATGTSNFDDVTWSLATEWDVTNDWTLFASTRSLFKGPELLETFIKYQPTTHLASDIKAETGQNTQGGIRFNKQVNSHFFGASLTAFKTQIDDYIAEAYQSSTKGYLIYNKGDVEFTGFELSATYGYEAFNSKLSYSRSDNKNVTNGGPVLDANDRSMDIGDSIALTLDYQADSIDVLFGWTSIVVLEENNVLEGKAVKEGYNVHNLYAQWIPSNVEDLSVTFGIDNIFDEAYVSHASKTGDARGIIADDYEPGRNFKLSAAYQF from the coding sequence ATGAAAAGGGTAACCAATCGCCCCCAACACCTCTCTTTGATCACTCTTGCTGTATGGTCAGCGCTTAGCAGTGGCGCAGTAGCGCAAGAAGTCACTCACTTAGAAGATGTTGTCGTATGGGGAACTAAGGTTTCGAGTAGCTCAGAATCGCTTGGTGCGGGCGATATGTCGCTTAAGCAAGCGGATCATATGTCAGATCTTCTGCGTGATGTACCTGGTGTCGATGTGGGCGGTACCCACTCAGTTAACCAACGAATCAACATTCGTGGTCTTGGTGAAACAGACTTAGATATTCGCTTAGATGGTGCTTCTCAACACGCCAATATGTTCCACCACATTGGTAACCTCACCTTAAACCCAGATATTCTTAAGACGGCTGAGATTCAAGTTGGTAACAACTCAGTGACGCAAAATGGCCTTGGTGGTTCGGTTTACTTCGAAACGAAAGACGCGAAAGACCTGTTACGCGGAGACGAGAAGTTTGGTACGCGCGTGTATGGCGGTTACGCAAGCAACGCCAGTCAGCAAGGTTCAGTGACATTCTATGGCTTGCTTGGTGAGAAATTTGATTCCATGTTGTATGGCAACTGGCTATCACGTGATAACTTCAAAGATGGCAACGGTAATAAGACATTTGGTGTCAAAGGTGATACTTACAATGTTCTTGGTAAGTTAGGCTACGAGCCTTCAGAGCTCCACAGATTTGAGCTTGCTTACGACTTTTATCGTGATAGCGGCGATTACAGCCCGCGACCTGATTGGTCAGGTTCGGCAAATAATGAGCGTTCAGGTACTGAAACTATTCCAACCGATTATGATCGTGACACGGTGACTTTGTCTTATGAACTAAAAGGTGACGTTCATAAAGGTAAGGTAACGCTTTATTCTAGCCAAACAGAGATCGTGCGTGATGAGTCAGGAGTGACTAGCCGCTGGCCGGGCGATCGTTTGTCGGTAAATAGTGCCGAAAACAAAAACGTTGGCGCAAATGCCAAATTCCAAAGCGATTACCAAATTGGCCGTTTAGATAATACCGTCACTTACGGTTTGGATTACATAGACAAAACCAGTAAGAGTATCTATGGCGGCGTCGTATTTGCTGACGAATCTGCAATCAATAGTGCCTTCTTTGCTGAAAACCAAATGTACATTACCGATTTTTGGTCAGTTACTGCGGGTGTTCGTTACGACGATTACAAGCGCAAAGCAGCAACGGGTACTTCGAATTTTGATGACGTGACTTGGTCGCTTGCGACCGAGTGGGACGTAACCAATGACTGGACTCTGTTCGCGAGCACAAGAAGCTTGTTTAAAGGCCCAGAACTGCTTGAAACCTTTATCAAGTACCAACCAACAACGCACTTAGCTAGTGATATTAAAGCGGAAACAGGTCAAAACACTCAGGGTGGTATTCGCTTCAATAAGCAAGTAAACAGCCATTTCTTTGGAGCGAGTTTAACTGCCTTTAAAACTCAAATTGACGATTACATCGCCGAAGCTTATCAAAGCTCTACCAAAGGTTACTTAATCTACAACAAAGGAGATGTTGAGTTTACCGGTTTTGAGTTAAGCGCAACGTATGGATATGAAGCCTTTAACTCGAAGTTGTCTTACTCTCGTTCAGATAACAAAAATGTGACTAACGGAGGCCCAGTACTCGATGCCAATGACAGAAGCATGGACATCGGTGATAGCATTGCGCTGACTCTAGATTACCAAGCAGATTCGATTGACGTCTTGTTTGGCTGGACATCGATTGTCGTTTTAGAAGAAAACAATGTTCTCGAAGGCAAAGCGGTGAAGGAGGGTTACAACGTACATAACCTTTATGCTCAGTGGATTCCTTCAAATGTCGAAGATCTATCGGTTACGTTTGGAATCGACAACATCTTTGATGAAGCTTATGTATCGCATGCTTCTAAAACAGGTGATGCACGAGGCATTATCGCGGATGACTATGAGCCCGGCCGTAACTTCAAGCTGTCAGCTGCTTACCAGTTCTAA
- a CDS encoding nucleotidyltransferase family protein, translating to MNKQKLKDLILQVPELIETAEVCQEVGVPNFYIAGGAITQIIWNSIESKPFLAQIKDFDVVYFDSSNHVTEDEFKNRISSRLSHGVDVDVKNQAFIHERYAKKFGCSIQAYERVEQGIQSWLSAFAIGFTLDSLGNIKLFAPYGLEDAFNMLIKPNKKAMTEANYNKMTTGYKARWQKVQVFPWH from the coding sequence ATGAATAAACAAAAACTCAAGGATCTAATTCTGCAAGTTCCAGAGTTGATCGAGACAGCTGAAGTGTGCCAGGAAGTAGGGGTGCCAAACTTCTATATCGCAGGCGGTGCTATTACTCAAATCATCTGGAACAGTATCGAAAGCAAACCGTTTCTTGCTCAAATTAAAGACTTCGATGTTGTCTATTTCGACAGCTCTAATCATGTCACTGAAGATGAATTCAAAAATCGTATTAGTTCACGGTTAAGTCATGGTGTTGACGTTGATGTAAAAAACCAAGCATTTATACATGAACGCTATGCTAAGAAGTTTGGTTGTTCCATTCAGGCATACGAACGCGTCGAGCAAGGTATCCAGTCTTGGCTTTCTGCCTTTGCTATTGGGTTTACTCTAGATAGCTTAGGAAACATTAAATTGTTCGCCCCCTATGGTTTAGAGGACGCATTTAATATGCTTATTAAACCTAACAAAAAGGCAATGACAGAAGCTAACTACAACAAAATGACAACTGGCTATAAGGCAAGGTGGCAGAAAGTACAGGTGTTCCCTTGGCATTGA
- a CDS encoding porin gives MKKTILAVAIASVSASSFAVELYNNDGTTFSIGGHVSVNVNDSEKGDADVGTNSPRINFNATQELSNGFTADAKGEWALNYLNGGENAFTTRLGYVGLSHDSYGRAVVGTQWAPYYDVAGVADMPIAFANDFIYDNHGALGTGRADKMVSYRNGFDFDQAGELSFALGWQGTNDEQVEVNNVTTGIKYDDRVQAALSYAIADFKLGYTYNTGDFVEGTSTKKEKAKSHLVSAKYGTYGKGVYVAGVYASNENMNSSGTTLLEESAAYEGLVSYAFENNLNLIMNYEKVEGKVTKSSEKGTAREELALQAEYNFTPKFIAYTAYQFDLNDSNNALVTNAKDAADNKWLIGARYYL, from the coding sequence ATGAAAAAAACGATTCTAGCGGTTGCTATCGCATCTGTTTCTGCTTCTTCTTTTGCTGTTGAGCTTTACAACAATGACGGCACAACTTTTTCTATCGGCGGCCACGTTTCTGTAAACGTAAACGACTCTGAAAAAGGTGATGCTGACGTGGGTACTAACTCGCCACGTATCAACTTTAACGCGACTCAAGAGCTAAGTAATGGCTTTACTGCTGACGCTAAAGGTGAATGGGCACTAAACTACCTAAACGGTGGTGAGAATGCATTTACTACTCGTCTAGGTTACGTTGGTCTTTCACACGACTCTTACGGCCGCGCTGTAGTGGGTACTCAGTGGGCACCTTACTACGATGTAGCAGGTGTTGCTGATATGCCTATCGCTTTCGCGAACGACTTTATCTATGACAACCACGGTGCGCTAGGTACAGGTCGTGCAGATAAAATGGTGAGCTACCGCAACGGTTTCGATTTTGACCAAGCGGGCGAGCTATCTTTCGCTCTTGGTTGGCAAGGTACTAACGATGAGCAGGTTGAAGTTAACAATGTTACTACTGGCATCAAATACGATGACCGCGTTCAAGCAGCTCTATCCTACGCAATCGCAGACTTTAAACTAGGCTACACATACAACACGGGCGATTTTGTTGAAGGAACTTCAACGAAGAAAGAGAAAGCAAAATCTCATCTAGTATCGGCTAAGTACGGTACTTACGGTAAAGGTGTTTATGTTGCTGGTGTATACGCATCTAACGAAAATATGAACAGCAGCGGTACTACTCTACTTGAAGAGAGCGCAGCTTATGAAGGTCTAGTATCTTACGCGTTTGAAAACAACCTAAACCTCATCATGAACTATGAGAAAGTTGAAGGTAAAGTAACTAAGTCTTCAGAAAAAGGCACTGCGCGCGAAGAGCTTGCTCTTCAAGCCGAGTACAACTTCACGCCTAAGTTTATCGCATACACAGCTTACCAGTTCGATCTAAACGATTCGAACAATGCACTTGTTACTAATGCTAAAGACGCAGCTGATAACAAGTGGCTAATCGGTGCTCGTTACTACCTATAA
- the cueR gene encoding Cu(I)-responsive transcriptional regulator, with protein sequence MNIGVVSKLTGLSSKSIRLYEDKGLITAPQRSESGYREYSQQHVNQLNLISRAKNAGFSLVECKEFVHLASNPNRKSSEVKAKAKEKLKEVELKIRELKEIEKQLKSWVSACPGDSGSNCPIIEDLTKKSSL encoded by the coding sequence ATGAATATTGGTGTTGTCTCTAAACTGACGGGATTATCAAGCAAATCAATCCGCCTCTATGAAGACAAGGGGTTAATTACGGCCCCACAGCGCAGTGAGTCTGGCTATCGTGAATACTCCCAACAACACGTCAATCAACTGAACCTTATCTCTCGCGCCAAGAATGCGGGTTTTTCTCTGGTCGAGTGTAAAGAGTTTGTCCATTTAGCCTCTAACCCAAATCGCAAGAGCAGCGAAGTCAAAGCGAAAGCGAAAGAAAAGCTCAAAGAGGTCGAATTGAAAATTCGAGAGTTAAAAGAGATAGAAAAGCAGCTCAAGAGTTGGGTTTCTGCCTGCCCTGGGGATTCTGGCAGTAACTGTCCAATTATCGAAGATTTAACGAAAAAGAGTAGTCTCTAG
- a CDS encoding putative bifunctional diguanylate cyclase/phosphodiesterase, with product MVLIGLCLLLAGLKTATQICKQTKHSGWRWLYFLIVSFVVGYSFVLMSLLAEQTISPILLGLSAILFCGSIFVYTVVSYSFTTIVQLKTLVRQEKYNALHDSLTNLPNRKHCIETIELLIEHDKPFDLMLLDVVNFKQVNDGMGHFCGDQLLVQIGQRISSLLEKGDFIARIGGDEFIVITPLRPELDIKHAAKRINQELHLPFSVDGFELTTSASIGISQFPLHGTDAEQMINASDIAMYWAKKAGRPFAIYDDSMSQGARRKLEISRNIDKALEENEFQIYYQPILCSVHGIVSGYEALIRWITKDGTTISPIDFIPIAEHSNKITSITAWVLDQVTQDIKTFETQGIRYPIHVNLSAKDLMGSKLETKLLELIEKNNKITDCIVLEITESTAINRLRSPEKLLENIRKLGFKISLDDFGTGYSSLSLLRDLPVDQIKIDRSFLYKLEKNERNGSIVANAISLAHGLGYTVVAEGVEDEAVLDILKSQGCDYIQGFYYSPPLEIHSAINWTLLHNPPIISELAKVN from the coding sequence ATGGTACTTATTGGCCTGTGCCTGCTTCTAGCGGGCTTAAAAACTGCGACTCAGATATGTAAGCAGACAAAACATTCGGGTTGGCGCTGGCTATACTTCTTGATTGTGAGCTTTGTCGTCGGCTATTCATTTGTGCTGATGTCTCTACTGGCAGAACAAACAATCAGTCCCATTTTGCTCGGATTAAGCGCGATTCTCTTCTGTGGCAGTATCTTCGTTTATACCGTCGTTTCCTACAGTTTTACCACCATAGTTCAACTTAAAACACTAGTGAGACAAGAAAAGTACAATGCTTTGCATGATTCCTTAACCAATTTGCCGAATCGTAAACACTGTATAGAAACAATAGAGTTATTAATTGAGCACGATAAACCCTTTGACCTGATGCTGCTCGATGTCGTCAACTTTAAGCAGGTCAATGATGGCATGGGACATTTTTGCGGCGATCAACTACTGGTACAGATCGGACAGCGTATTAGTTCATTACTAGAGAAAGGCGATTTTATTGCCCGAATAGGCGGTGATGAATTCATCGTTATCACTCCACTTCGTCCAGAGTTAGACATAAAACATGCTGCTAAGAGAATTAATCAAGAGCTTCACCTCCCCTTCTCTGTTGATGGTTTTGAACTCACCACCAGCGCTAGCATAGGCATCAGTCAGTTTCCGTTGCATGGCACTGATGCGGAACAAATGATCAACGCGTCAGACATCGCAATGTATTGGGCGAAAAAAGCGGGACGACCTTTTGCAATTTACGACGACAGTATGAGCCAAGGTGCGAGACGAAAACTCGAAATTTCGCGCAATATAGATAAAGCCTTAGAAGAGAATGAGTTTCAAATCTACTACCAACCTATCTTGTGCAGCGTCCATGGCATTGTCAGCGGCTATGAAGCCTTGATTCGCTGGATCACTAAAGATGGAACCACCATTAGCCCGATCGATTTCATCCCTATCGCCGAGCACAGTAACAAAATCACGTCGATTACTGCATGGGTACTTGATCAAGTTACACAAGATATCAAAACGTTTGAAACCCAAGGTATCCGCTATCCTATACACGTCAATCTTTCAGCTAAGGACTTAATGGGTTCTAAGTTAGAAACCAAACTGCTAGAGCTAATAGAAAAAAATAACAAGATTACTGATTGTATCGTTCTAGAAATCACCGAGAGCACCGCAATTAATCGTCTGCGAAGCCCTGAAAAACTTCTAGAGAACATCCGAAAGCTCGGTTTTAAGATCAGCCTAGATGATTTTGGTACAGGATATTCATCGCTTTCGCTATTAAGAGATTTACCCGTTGACCAAATTAAGATTGACCGTTCGTTTTTGTACAAACTAGAGAAAAACGAGCGAAACGGATCGATCGTAGCGAATGCCATATCGCTTGCTCATGGGCTTGGCTACACCGTAGTGGCGGAAGGTGTTGAAGATGAAGCGGTACTCGATATACTTAAGAGCCAAGGATGCGACTACATACAAGGCTTTTACTACAGCCCACCATTAGAGATTCATAGCGCCATCAATTGGACTTTATTGCACAACCCGCCAATCATTTCAGAGCTTGCCAAAGTAAACTAA